One window of Corynebacterium doosanense CAU 212 = DSM 45436 genomic DNA carries:
- the phoA gene encoding alkaline phosphatase — protein sequence MAVSSSRSSSRRIIATVATAATVCLAATACNANGEGSSTSSATSTVTSAADGSSSATAASGNQGSPVSRDAAGNLSEHGGARRLDGDQKDSLQAAIEATGAKNVILLIGDGMGDSEITLARNYAEGAGGAFDGIDSLPVTGQYTHYALDKEGKPDYVTDSAASGTAWATGTKTYNNAVSVDIHGAPQATLLQIAKANGKATGNVSTSEIQDATPAVQASHVTLRKCYGPEETTKSCPDNALENGGEGSISEQILTTRADVTLGGGMETFGEKATAGDYEGKTLLDQAKERGYQVPTTSEELEAITEANEDAPVLGLFSEGNMPVRWDGPKASKQGYLAEPITCADNPKRTAEVPVLADMTTKAIDLLKGDEDGFFLQVEGASIDKQNHSANPCGQIGETVDLDEAVQAALEFAEKDGETLVVVTADHAHTSQILGGVDEEDLAKIAEEKELPVEQVRDIVYPGLSARLNTTDGAVMTVGYATSEDPEVESEGHTGSQLRIAAYGPSAANVAGLSDQTDLFFTVVEALGLDTSRYEVAK from the coding sequence GTGGCTGTCTCGTCCTCCCGTTCTTCCTCCCGCCGCATCATCGCCACCGTCGCCACCGCCGCGACCGTGTGCCTCGCGGCCACCGCCTGTAACGCCAACGGGGAGGGCTCCTCCACCTCCAGCGCCACCAGCACGGTCACCTCCGCCGCGGACGGCTCCTCGAGCGCCACCGCAGCATCCGGCAACCAGGGTTCCCCCGTCTCCCGCGACGCCGCCGGCAACCTCTCCGAGCACGGCGGCGCGCGTCGTCTCGACGGAGACCAGAAGGACTCCCTGCAGGCGGCCATCGAGGCCACCGGTGCCAAGAACGTCATCCTGCTCATCGGCGACGGCATGGGCGACTCCGAGATCACCCTGGCCCGCAACTACGCGGAGGGTGCCGGCGGCGCCTTCGACGGCATCGACTCCCTCCCGGTCACCGGTCAGTACACGCACTACGCCCTGGACAAGGAGGGCAAGCCGGACTACGTCACGGACTCCGCCGCCTCCGGCACCGCCTGGGCCACCGGCACCAAGACCTACAACAACGCCGTCTCGGTCGACATCCACGGCGCACCGCAGGCCACCCTGCTGCAGATCGCCAAGGCCAACGGAAAGGCGACCGGCAACGTCTCCACCTCCGAGATCCAGGACGCCACCCCGGCAGTCCAGGCCTCCCACGTCACCCTGCGCAAGTGCTACGGCCCGGAGGAGACCACCAAGAGTTGCCCGGATAACGCCCTGGAGAACGGTGGCGAGGGCTCCATCTCCGAGCAGATCCTCACCACCCGCGCCGACGTCACCCTCGGTGGCGGCATGGAGACCTTCGGCGAGAAGGCCACGGCCGGCGACTACGAGGGCAAGACCCTGCTGGACCAGGCCAAGGAGCGCGGCTACCAGGTGCCCACCACCTCCGAGGAGCTTGAGGCCATCACCGAGGCCAACGAGGACGCCCCTGTGCTCGGCCTGTTCTCCGAGGGCAACATGCCCGTGCGCTGGGACGGCCCGAAGGCCTCGAAACAGGGTTACCTCGCCGAGCCCATCACCTGCGCCGACAACCCCAAGCGCACCGCCGAGGTCCCCGTCCTGGCCGACATGACCACCAAGGCCATCGACCTGCTCAAGGGCGACGAGGACGGCTTCTTCCTCCAGGTCGAGGGCGCGTCGATCGACAAGCAGAACCACTCCGCCAACCCGTGCGGCCAGATCGGCGAGACCGTCGATCTCGACGAGGCCGTCCAGGCAGCCCTGGAGTTCGCTGAGAAGGACGGCGAGACCCTCGTTGTCGTCACCGCCGACCACGCACACACCTCGCAGATTCTCGGCGGGGTTGACGAGGAGGACCTGGCCAAGATCGCCGAGGAGAAGGAGCTCCCCGTCGAGCAGGTCCGCGACATCGTCTACCCGGGTCTGTCCGCCCGCCTGAACACCACTGACGGAGCGGTCATGACCGTCGGCTACGCCACCTCCGAGGATCCCGAGGTCGAGAGCGAGGGCCACACCGGTTCCCAGCTGCGCATCGCCGCCTACGGCCCGTCCGCGGCCAACGTCGCCGGCCTGAGCGACCAGACCGACCTCTTCTTCACCGTGGTCGAGGCGCTCGGACTGGACACCTCCCGCTACGAGGTGGCCAAGTAA
- the argJ gene encoding bifunctional glutamate N-acetyltransferase/amino-acid acetyltransferase ArgJ codes for MSVTTPAGFTAAATTAGIKPSGNPDMALVVNNGPLRHAAAVFTRNKVVASPVKYTRVSVSDGNLGAVLFNAGNANACNGEQGDRDAAESAQLIAELLDITPLDVAVCSTGIIGELLPMEKVHAGIAALPGNLGTDGHAAAEAIMTTDTVAKETLAEGPGFTVGGMGKGVGMMAPSLATMLVCLTTDAEATPAMLDEALRAAVVPTFNTLDIDGSTSTNDTVVLMASGASGNQPSQSELNDAVLRACADLADQLQADAEGVTKRVRIVVEGARNDEEALEAARVLGRDNLFKTAIFGSDPNWGRVLAAVGMADAEMDPDGIDVYFNDEPVCLASTGAPGARDVDLSGADIVVRVDLGTGGDGTAFVRTTDLSHAYVEINSAYST; via the coding sequence ATGAGCGTCACCACTCCCGCGGGTTTCACCGCCGCGGCCACCACGGCCGGCATCAAACCCTCCGGCAACCCGGACATGGCCCTGGTGGTCAACAACGGCCCGCTGCGCCATGCCGCGGCCGTGTTCACGCGCAACAAGGTCGTCGCCTCTCCGGTCAAGTACACCCGGGTGTCCGTCTCCGACGGCAACCTGGGCGCGGTGCTGTTCAACGCCGGCAACGCCAACGCGTGCAACGGTGAGCAGGGTGACCGGGACGCCGCCGAGTCCGCCCAGCTCATCGCTGAGCTGCTGGACATCACTCCGCTCGACGTGGCGGTGTGCTCGACCGGCATCATCGGTGAGCTGCTGCCCATGGAGAAGGTGCATGCGGGGATCGCGGCGCTGCCGGGAAACCTCGGCACGGACGGTCACGCCGCCGCCGAGGCCATCATGACCACCGACACCGTGGCCAAGGAGACCCTTGCCGAGGGCCCCGGCTTCACCGTCGGCGGCATGGGCAAGGGCGTGGGCATGATGGCCCCCTCCCTGGCCACCATGCTCGTCTGCCTGACCACCGACGCCGAGGCCACCCCGGCCATGCTCGACGAGGCGCTGCGCGCCGCCGTGGTGCCCACGTTCAACACCCTGGACATCGACGGCTCGACCTCCACCAACGACACCGTGGTGCTCATGGCGTCGGGGGCGTCGGGCAATCAGCCGTCGCAAAGCGAACTCAACGATGCGGTGCTGCGTGCCTGCGCCGACCTCGCCGACCAGCTGCAGGCGGACGCGGAGGGGGTGACCAAACGCGTGCGCATCGTCGTCGAGGGCGCCCGGAACGACGAGGAGGCGCTTGAGGCCGCGCGGGTGCTGGGACGGGACAACCTGTTCAAGACCGCCATTTTCGGCTCCGACCCCAACTGGGGGCGCGTGCTCGCCGCCGTGGGGATGGCCGACGCGGAAATGGACCCTGACGGGATCGACGTGTACTTCAACGACGAGCCGGTCTGCCTCGCCTCCACCGGTGCTCCCGGCGCGCGGGACGTGGACCTCAGCGGCGCCGACATCGTCGTCCGGGTCGACCTCGGCACCGGCGGCGACGGCACGGCCTTCGTGCGCACCACCGACCTCAGCCACGCCTATGTCGAGATCAACTCGGCCTACTCCACCTAG
- the argB gene encoding acetylglutamate kinase, translated as MTDLTRHLDDEARAHVLAEALPWLQHFRDKIVVVKYGGNAMTDEKLKAAFAADMVFLRTVGAKPVVVHGGGPQINTMLERLGLEGEFQGGFRVTTPEVMDVVRMVLLGQVGRELVGLMNQHGPYAVGCSGEDASLFTARKRYVEVAGVPTDIGLVGDIVDVNPESIESLIDAGRIPVICGIAPDEEGQVYNINADSAAAAIAAGLGAERLLMLTNVEGLYTDWPNQDSLVSKIEASELSALLPTLDSGMIPKMEACLTAVTGGVNAAHVIDGRFAHSVLLELLTMGGIGTMVLPDNYVRDNYPEGTVFRKDDAR; from the coding sequence ATGACCGATCTCACCAGGCATCTCGACGACGAGGCGCGGGCACACGTCCTCGCCGAGGCACTCCCGTGGCTGCAGCACTTCCGCGACAAGATCGTGGTGGTCAAGTACGGCGGCAACGCCATGACCGACGAGAAACTCAAGGCCGCCTTCGCCGCGGACATGGTGTTCCTGCGCACCGTCGGCGCCAAACCCGTCGTCGTGCACGGCGGCGGCCCGCAGATCAACACCATGCTGGAGCGTCTCGGCCTCGAGGGCGAGTTCCAGGGTGGCTTCCGGGTCACCACGCCCGAGGTCATGGACGTGGTGCGCATGGTTCTGCTGGGGCAGGTCGGGCGCGAGCTCGTCGGCCTGATGAACCAGCACGGACCCTATGCCGTGGGGTGCTCGGGCGAGGATGCCTCGCTGTTCACCGCCCGCAAGCGATACGTCGAGGTCGCCGGCGTGCCCACGGACATCGGGCTGGTGGGCGACATCGTCGACGTCAATCCGGAATCCATCGAGTCGCTCATCGACGCCGGGCGCATCCCCGTCATCTGCGGCATCGCCCCGGACGAGGAGGGCCAGGTGTACAACATCAACGCCGACTCCGCCGCCGCGGCGATCGCGGCCGGGCTGGGCGCAGAACGCCTGCTCATGCTCACCAACGTGGAGGGGCTCTACACCGACTGGCCCAACCAGGATTCGCTGGTGTCCAAGATCGAGGCCAGCGAGCTGTCCGCGCTGCTGCCCACGCTGGATTCCGGCATGATCCCCAAGATGGAGGCCTGCCTGACCGCCGTCACCGGAGGGGTCAACGCGGCGCACGTCATCGACGGCCGCTTCGCCCACTCGGTACTGCTGGAGCTGCTGACCATGGGCGGCATCGGCACCATGGTGCTGCCCGACAACTACGTGCGCGACAACTACCCCGAGGGCACGGTCTTCAGAAAGGACGATGCACGATGA
- a CDS encoding TM2 domain-containing protein, with protein MSPGPSLDPADGADGAGGKRKSKPIALLLCLFGGWAGLHHIYVGNNVIGFTMLAISAFLIGTLFLFFFVVGFFGFLALAHWLVIDMILIATGAWYFRYDEKGRELTWAVN; from the coding sequence ATGTCTCCGGGTCCGTCACTGGACCCGGCCGACGGGGCCGACGGGGCCGGCGGAAAGCGCAAGTCGAAGCCCATCGCGCTCCTGCTGTGCCTGTTCGGCGGCTGGGCCGGGCTCCACCATATCTACGTGGGCAACAATGTCATCGGCTTCACCATGCTGGCCATCTCCGCCTTCCTCATCGGCACGCTTTTCCTGTTTTTCTTTGTCGTCGGCTTCTTCGGGTTCCTCGCCCTCGCCCACTGGCTCGTCATCGACATGATTCTCATCGCCACCGGTGCCTGGTACTTCCGCTATGACGAGAAGGGGCGTGAACTGACCTGGGCCGTGAACTAG
- a CDS encoding inorganic phosphate transporter, which yields MSTILIVLALVVFTALAFDFTNGFHDTANAMATSVATGALKPFTAVLIAAVLNLVGAFLSVNVAATVAKGIVNLENMDMTPDASGVPAQGIPLLMVVFSGLIGAILWNLFTWLLGLPSSSSHALFGGLIGSAFGAMGTQGVAWTSILGHIIIPAFVAPFVAGLISAFGTAMIYWLTNTIPNKLKNDHFRHGQVVTACLVSLAHGSSDAQKTMGVIFLAMVAAGEINSTDRIPLWIIASCAFAIALGTVSGGWRIMRTLGKGLVEIESPQGMAAESASAAIILTSAAGGMALSTTHVATGSILGTGLGRRGAKVRWGVAMRMASAWIITLPCAAMVGFATWWIAVGVGQLGGPLLGAVVNFAILAVMSGWIFFRSQRNKIDPSNVNADWNEDSENTDSSIAAVDKPEPATAGAAGSGAPTASTASGAAN from the coding sequence GTGTCGACAATCCTCATTGTGCTCGCGCTTGTGGTGTTCACAGCCCTCGCGTTCGATTTCACCAACGGTTTCCATGACACAGCCAACGCCATGGCCACCTCGGTGGCCACCGGCGCGCTGAAACCCTTCACCGCCGTCCTCATCGCGGCCGTGCTCAACCTGGTCGGCGCGTTCCTCTCCGTGAACGTCGCGGCCACGGTGGCCAAGGGAATCGTCAATCTCGAGAACATGGACATGACCCCGGACGCCTCCGGGGTCCCCGCGCAGGGCATCCCGCTCCTGATGGTCGTGTTCTCGGGTCTGATCGGTGCCATTCTGTGGAACCTGTTCACCTGGCTGCTCGGCCTCCCCTCGAGCTCCTCCCACGCGCTGTTCGGCGGGCTGATCGGCTCCGCGTTCGGCGCCATGGGTACGCAGGGCGTCGCCTGGACCTCGATCCTCGGCCACATCATCATCCCCGCGTTCGTCGCCCCGTTCGTCGCGGGCCTCATCTCCGCGTTCGGCACGGCCATGATCTACTGGCTCACCAACACGATCCCCAACAAGCTGAAGAACGACCACTTCCGCCACGGCCAGGTCGTCACGGCCTGCCTGGTGTCCCTTGCACACGGTTCGAGCGACGCGCAGAAGACTATGGGCGTGATCTTCCTCGCCATGGTCGCGGCCGGCGAGATCAACTCGACCGACCGCATCCCGCTGTGGATCATCGCCTCCTGTGCCTTCGCGATCGCCCTGGGCACCGTCTCGGGCGGCTGGCGCATCATGCGCACGCTGGGCAAGGGTCTCGTGGAGATCGAGTCGCCCCAGGGTATGGCGGCCGAGTCCGCCTCGGCTGCGATCATCCTCACCTCGGCCGCCGGCGGCATGGCGCTGTCCACCACCCACGTCGCCACCGGCTCGATCCTGGGCACCGGCCTCGGCCGTCGCGGCGCAAAGGTGCGCTGGGGCGTGGCGATGCGCATGGCGTCCGCGTGGATCATCACGCTGCCCTGCGCCGCCATGGTCGGCTTCGCCACCTGGTGGATCGCCGTCGGTGTCGGCCAGCTCGGCGGGCCGCTGCTCGGCGCTGTGGTCAACTTCGCCATCCTCGCGGTTATGTCCGGCTGGATCTTCTTCCGCTCCCAGCGCAACAAGATCGACCCCTCCAACGTCAACGCCGACTGGAACGAGGATTCCGAGAACACGGATTCCTCCATCGCCGCGGTCGACAAACCCGAACCCGCCACTGCCGGTGCCGCCGGTTCCGGCGCGCCCACCGCGTCCACCGCGTCCGGCGCAGCCAACTAG
- a CDS encoding TrmH family RNA methyltransferase has protein sequence MALDYSQPFTERTPRVANAAKLHRAKERRSAGRFLVEGPNAVDAAVATGSATDLFVTEQAADRFPDIVAAAGYMDVFTHPIDDRAAKHLSDTVTTTGLFAVCKPVMWTVGKALGKDPRLVSVPVETSEPGNAGTLIRVADAMGADAVVFAGDTVDPQSGKAARASAGSLFHVPVAREAGIKDVLGQLRAKGLTILATDADGDVNLDEADELLSGPTAWLFGNEAHGLSEELLSLADHRISIPIRGRAESLNLATAASICLYASARAQSRSDTAGR, from the coding sequence ATGGCTCTCGATTACTCGCAACCGTTCACCGAGCGCACCCCCAGGGTCGCCAACGCCGCCAAGCTCCACCGTGCCAAGGAGAGGCGATCTGCCGGGCGCTTCCTCGTCGAGGGGCCCAACGCCGTGGACGCGGCCGTGGCCACCGGCTCCGCCACGGATCTTTTTGTTACCGAGCAGGCCGCGGACCGCTTCCCGGACATCGTGGCCGCCGCCGGGTACATGGACGTGTTCACCCACCCCATCGATGACCGGGCCGCCAAGCACCTCTCCGACACCGTGACCACCACCGGGCTGTTCGCCGTGTGCAAGCCGGTGATGTGGACCGTGGGCAAGGCACTGGGCAAGGACCCGCGCCTGGTGTCGGTGCCCGTGGAGACGTCCGAACCCGGCAACGCCGGCACGCTCATCCGGGTGGCCGACGCCATGGGCGCGGACGCCGTCGTGTTCGCCGGTGACACCGTGGACCCGCAGTCCGGCAAGGCCGCCCGCGCCTCCGCAGGCTCACTCTTCCACGTGCCCGTCGCCCGGGAGGCCGGCATCAAGGACGTCCTGGGCCAGCTGCGTGCCAAGGGACTGACGATTCTCGCCACCGACGCGGACGGCGACGTCAATCTGGACGAGGCGGACGAGCTGCTGTCCGGCCCCACCGCCTGGCTGTTCGGCAACGAGGCCCACGGCCTCAGCGAGGAGCTGCTCTCGCTCGCCGACCACCGCATCTCCATCCCCATCCGGGGCCGCGCGGAATCCCTCAACCTCGCTACCGCGGCGTCGATCTGCCTGTACGCGTCAGCGCGGGCACAGTCACGCTCGGACACGGCCGGTAGGTAG
- the pheS gene encoding phenylalanine--tRNA ligase subunit alpha, which translates to MTENQADIQLTEQALTEAADQATAAFDAATDLAGLAEARRVHLGDVSFIARARQALGSLPKEQRKDAGKNVNVARGRVEKHYAGVHARIEEQEKAAQLVAETVDVTVPTTRRQVGALHPITTLKEQIGDIFLGMGWEIAEGPEVEAEYFNFDALNFKPDHPARTLQDTFHVGGEGSQQVLRTHTSPVQVRTMLERDVPVYIACPGRVFRTDELDATHTPVFHQVEGLAVDKGLTMAHLRGTLDHLAKTLFGPETHTRMRTNYFPFTEPSAEVDVWFPNKKGGAGWIEWGGCGMVNPNVLRSVGVDPEEYSGFAFGMGLERTLQFRNGLSDMRDMVEGDVRFTLPFGIQA; encoded by the coding sequence GTGACCGAGAATCAGGCAGACATCCAGCTGACGGAGCAGGCGCTCACCGAAGCGGCCGATCAGGCCACCGCGGCGTTTGACGCCGCCACCGACCTTGCGGGTCTGGCGGAGGCGCGGCGTGTGCACCTGGGGGATGTCTCGTTCATCGCCCGCGCCCGCCAGGCGCTCGGTTCGCTGCCCAAGGAGCAGCGCAAGGATGCGGGCAAGAACGTCAATGTGGCCCGGGGGCGCGTCGAGAAGCATTACGCCGGTGTCCACGCCCGCATCGAAGAGCAGGAGAAGGCCGCGCAGCTGGTGGCCGAGACCGTGGATGTCACGGTTCCCACCACGCGTCGTCAGGTGGGCGCGCTGCACCCGATCACCACCCTGAAGGAGCAGATCGGCGACATTTTCCTCGGGATGGGCTGGGAGATCGCCGAGGGCCCCGAGGTCGAGGCCGAATACTTCAACTTCGACGCCCTGAACTTCAAACCCGACCACCCGGCACGCACGCTGCAGGACACGTTCCACGTCGGGGGAGAGGGCTCCCAGCAGGTCCTGCGCACCCACACCTCGCCGGTGCAGGTGCGCACCATGCTCGAGCGCGACGTCCCCGTCTACATCGCCTGCCCGGGCCGTGTCTTCCGGACCGACGAGCTCGACGCCACCCACACCCCGGTGTTCCACCAGGTCGAGGGGCTAGCCGTGGACAAGGGCCTGACCATGGCTCACCTGCGCGGCACCCTGGACCACCTGGCCAAGACACTCTTCGGCCCGGAGACCCACACCCGTATGCGCACCAACTACTTCCCGTTTACCGAACCCTCCGCGGAGGTCGACGTGTGGTTCCCCAACAAGAAGGGCGGGGCGGGATGGATCGAGTGGGGCGGCTGCGGCATGGTCAACCCCAACGTCCTGCGCTCGGTGGGCGTGGACCCGGAGGAGTACTCCGGCTTCGCTTTCGGCATGGGCCTCGAGCGCACCCTGCAGTTCCGCAACGGGCTCAGCGACATGCGCGACATGGTCGAGGGCGACGTCCGTTTCACCCTGCCCTTCGGAATCCAGGCCTAA
- the pheT gene encoding phenylalanine--tRNA ligase subunit beta: MLISQNWLTGLLRSMDPAQENWSVSTEDLDTGFVRVGFETEGYEPIEKTEGALVLGRVDHIEELTEFKKPIRYCQVDVGQANGTGEKQGIICGARNFAEGDLVVIALPGTVLPGGFAIAARETYGHISNGMICSAAELGLADKQSSGIITLSEDYGQPGDDAKSLLQLEDTVFDVNITPDRGYALSARGLSRELASGFGLTFRDPATEADVTGIDLGAVPEPGGETLGVDIHEDTRAIRFGLRAVSGIDPKAESPFWLQRELMLLGSRPVNAATDVTNYVMFLLGTPMHAFDADKIAGGLTVRTAQEGEKFETLDHVTRELSAEDVVIADESGIQSLAGVMGGTTSEISAETTTVYFESAIWDPRKVARTSRRHKLSSEASRRFERGVDPAIVEAALDYACALLVEIAGGQVEATRTLHGQVPLADPIDLRPEHPGELIGVDYSRETVIRRLTEVGCRVAEQGEVLAVVPPTWRTDMSQSVDLIEEIVRLEGLDAVPSILPTPVGGRGLSPAQRRRRAIGHALAYQGYAEILPSPFIANTTFDSWGLSRDDDRRKVVSVQNPLDTDYAILGTSLLPSMLEAVSRNVARGRRDLSLFGVQQVSFQRGASTPMPDVTVRPDAATLAEVIDSLPYQPLHVATVGSGEIDHSGPWGEGRSYSYADAIESAHVVARAAGVQLEISRADMLPWHPGRCAEFSVDGVVVGYAGELHPQVLEALELPARTCAMEINVDKLPLTEKLPAPVLSAFPALHQDIALVVDEEVPAEEVRRTVQEGAGELVESVQLFDVFRGEQLGVGKKSLALKLLFRAVDRTLTDEEASARRLAAAELAASRLGAEMRA; this comes from the coding sequence ATGCTCATTTCACAGAACTGGCTGACCGGCCTGCTGCGCTCCATGGATCCGGCACAGGAGAACTGGTCCGTGTCCACGGAGGACCTGGACACCGGATTCGTCCGCGTCGGCTTCGAGACCGAGGGCTACGAGCCCATCGAGAAGACCGAGGGCGCGCTCGTCCTCGGCCGGGTCGACCACATCGAGGAACTCACGGAGTTCAAGAAGCCGATCCGCTACTGCCAGGTCGACGTGGGCCAGGCTAACGGCACGGGGGAGAAGCAGGGCATCATCTGCGGCGCCCGCAACTTCGCCGAGGGGGACCTGGTGGTCATCGCGCTGCCCGGCACCGTGCTGCCGGGTGGATTCGCCATCGCCGCGCGGGAGACCTACGGCCACATCTCCAACGGCATGATCTGCTCCGCTGCGGAGCTCGGACTGGCGGACAAGCAGAGCTCCGGCATCATCACGCTCAGCGAGGACTACGGCCAGCCCGGCGACGACGCCAAGTCGCTGCTGCAGCTGGAGGACACGGTCTTCGACGTCAACATCACCCCGGACCGCGGCTACGCACTCTCCGCACGTGGTCTCTCCCGCGAGCTGGCCAGCGGCTTCGGCCTGACCTTCCGCGACCCGGCCACCGAAGCCGATGTCACCGGCATCGACCTGGGAGCCGTCCCCGAGCCCGGCGGCGAGACCCTCGGCGTGGACATCCACGAGGACACCCGCGCCATCCGCTTCGGCCTGCGCGCCGTGTCCGGGATCGACCCGAAGGCGGAGTCGCCGTTCTGGCTCCAGCGCGAGCTCATGTTGCTCGGATCCCGGCCGGTCAACGCCGCCACCGACGTGACCAACTACGTCATGTTTCTGCTCGGCACCCCGATGCACGCCTTCGACGCGGACAAGATCGCCGGCGGCCTCACCGTCCGCACCGCGCAGGAGGGCGAGAAGTTCGAGACCCTTGACCATGTCACGCGCGAGCTGTCCGCGGAGGACGTGGTCATCGCCGACGAGAGCGGCATCCAGTCCCTCGCCGGTGTCATGGGTGGCACCACCTCCGAGATCTCCGCCGAGACCACCACCGTCTACTTCGAGTCCGCGATCTGGGACCCGCGGAAGGTGGCGCGGACGTCGAGGCGCCACAAGCTCAGCTCCGAGGCCTCCCGCCGGTTCGAGCGCGGCGTGGACCCGGCCATCGTCGAGGCCGCCCTGGACTACGCCTGCGCCCTGCTCGTGGAGATCGCCGGCGGACAGGTCGAGGCCACCCGCACACTCCACGGACAGGTGCCGCTCGCCGATCCCATTGACCTGCGCCCGGAGCACCCGGGTGAGCTCATCGGGGTGGACTACTCCCGCGAGACCGTCATCCGCCGCCTCACCGAGGTCGGCTGCCGCGTGGCGGAGCAGGGCGAGGTTCTCGCCGTCGTCCCCCCGACCTGGCGCACCGACATGTCCCAGTCCGTGGACCTCATCGAGGAGATCGTGCGCCTCGAGGGCCTCGACGCCGTCCCGTCGATCCTCCCGACCCCGGTCGGCGGCCGCGGCCTGAGCCCCGCACAGCGCCGCCGCCGTGCCATCGGGCACGCCCTGGCCTACCAGGGGTACGCGGAGATCCTCCCCAGCCCGTTCATCGCCAACACCACCTTCGATTCCTGGGGACTTTCGCGTGACGACGACCGCCGCAAGGTGGTCAGCGTGCAGAACCCGCTCGACACCGACTACGCGATCCTGGGCACCTCGCTGCTGCCCAGCATGCTCGAGGCCGTCTCGCGCAACGTCGCGCGAGGCCGGCGCGACCTGTCCCTCTTCGGCGTCCAGCAGGTTTCGTTTCAGCGCGGCGCCTCCACGCCGATGCCGGACGTCACCGTTCGCCCCGACGCCGCCACCCTCGCCGAGGTGATCGACTCCCTGCCCTACCAGCCGCTGCACGTGGCCACCGTGGGCTCCGGAGAGATCGACCATTCCGGCCCGTGGGGAGAGGGACGCTCCTACTCCTACGCCGACGCCATCGAGTCCGCCCACGTGGTGGCCCGCGCGGCGGGCGTGCAGCTGGAGATCAGCCGCGCCGACATGCTGCCGTGGCACCCCGGCCGCTGCGCCGAGTTCTCTGTCGACGGCGTCGTGGTCGGTTACGCCGGCGAGCTGCACCCGCAGGTGCTCGAGGCCCTCGAGCTGCCGGCCCGGACGTGCGCGATGGAAATCAACGTCGACAAGCTTCCCCTGACCGAGAAGCTTCCCGCACCGGTGCTGTCGGCGTTCCCCGCGCTGCATCAGGACATCGCCCTGGTGGTCGACGAGGAGGTTCCGGCGGAGGAGGTGCGCCGGACCGTGCAGGAGGGCGCGGGCGAGCTGGTCGAGTCCGTGCAGCTGTTCGATGTCTTCCGTGGTGAGCAGCTGGGAGTGGGCAAGAAGTCCCTGGCCCTGAAGCTGCTGTTCCGTGCGGTGGACCGCACGCTGACGGACGAGGAGGCCAGCGCGCGGCGCCTGGCTGCGGCCGAATTGGCCGCCTCGCGCCTGGGTGCAGAAATGCGCGCCTGA
- the argC gene encoding N-acetyl-gamma-glutamyl-phosphate reductase: MTLKVAVAGATGYAGGEILRLLLGHPKYLSGELRIGALTGNSNAGVSVAEACPHLPTLADRVIEETTPATLAGHDVVFLGLPHGFSAEIARQLPETTTVIDCAADYRLQDAGEWEHYYGSAHAGTWPYGIPEMPGHREALTGASRIAVPGCFPTGATLALLPAVAAGLITPDVAVTSITGVSGAGKKASVALLGAETMGSLKAYNTAGKHRHTPEIAQNLAEYTDETVTVSFTPVLAPLPRGILTTATAPLIDGVSQATATQTYRDFYADEPFAHLLPEGVQPQTQNVVGSNMCHVQVEVDERSGRLLVTSAIDNLTKGTGGAAVQCMNLALGFDETAGLPTAAVAP; the protein is encoded by the coding sequence ATGACACTCAAGGTTGCAGTCGCAGGCGCCACCGGGTACGCGGGCGGGGAGATCCTCCGGCTACTGCTCGGACACCCGAAGTACCTCTCCGGCGAGCTGCGCATCGGCGCGCTCACCGGCAACTCCAACGCCGGCGTCTCCGTCGCCGAAGCGTGCCCGCACCTGCCCACCCTGGCAGACCGGGTGATCGAGGAAACCACTCCTGCCACCCTCGCGGGCCACGACGTGGTCTTCCTCGGTCTGCCGCACGGCTTCTCCGCCGAGATCGCCCGCCAGCTTCCGGAGACCACCACGGTCATCGACTGCGCCGCCGACTACCGGCTGCAGGACGCGGGGGAGTGGGAGCACTACTACGGCTCCGCGCACGCCGGCACCTGGCCCTACGGCATTCCCGAGATGCCGGGCCACCGCGAGGCGCTCACCGGCGCGAGCCGCATCGCCGTCCCGGGGTGTTTCCCCACCGGCGCGACCCTCGCGCTCCTGCCCGCCGTGGCTGCGGGCCTGATCACGCCCGACGTGGCCGTCACCTCCATCACCGGCGTGTCCGGCGCGGGCAAGAAGGCCTCCGTCGCCCTGCTCGGCGCCGAGACAATGGGCTCGCTCAAGGCCTACAACACCGCGGGCAAACATCGCCACACCCCGGAAATCGCGCAGAACCTCGCGGAATACACCGACGAGACGGTCACCGTGAGCTTCACCCCGGTCCTCGCGCCGCTGCCGCGTGGCATCCTCACCACGGCGACGGCCCCGCTTATCGACGGCGTCTCCCAGGCCACCGCGACCCAGACCTACCGCGACTTCTACGCGGACGAGCCCTTCGCGCACCTGCTCCCCGAGGGCGTGCAGCCGCAGACCCAGAACGTCGTCGGCTCCAACATGTGCCATGTCCAGGTCGAGGTCGATGAGCGATCGGGCCGCCTGCTGGTCACCTCCGCCATTGACAACCTCACCAAGGGCACTGGCGGCGCCGCCGTACAGTGCATGAACCTGGCACTAGGCTTCGACGAGACCGCCGGACTGCCCACCGCGGCCGTCGCCCCCTGA